A part of Desulforegulaceae bacterium genomic DNA contains:
- a CDS encoding uracil-xanthine permease family protein, translating into MGENFDYRFKAKDSILGAQMLFVAFGALVLVPVLTGLDSNVALFTAGIGTLVFQVITKGKVPVFLASSFAFIAPISVGVAKWGVASTMSGLAAAGLLYIVLSLVIRAKGSGVVEKILPPVVTGPVIMVIGLILAPVAVNMAVGEADSSNIIPQSKALFVSMSALVATIAATLLGKGFIRLIPILIGISVGYTIAWFSGLVDLTPVYNAKWFAFPNFVFPEFNLSAILFIVPVAIAPAIEHFGDILAIGEVTEKDYLEDPGIENTMLGDGVATSIASMLGGPPNTTYSEVTGAVALTKAFNPGVMTWAAIIAIVLSFVGKIGAFLTTIPSPVMGGIMLLLFGAIMVVGMNNIVKAQPDVTEPRNLTIIALILVFGIGGMSFSAGEFTLEGIGLAGVLGVFLNLVLPRARKED; encoded by the coding sequence ATGGGGGAGAATTTTGACTATAGATTTAAAGCCAAGGATTCAATCCTTGGGGCTCAGATGCTTTTTGTAGCATTTGGGGCACTGGTTCTTGTTCCTGTTCTTACAGGGCTTGATTCAAATGTTGCTTTGTTTACAGCAGGGATTGGAACTCTTGTTTTTCAGGTAATTACCAAGGGGAAGGTTCCTGTTTTTTTGGCATCTTCCTTTGCTTTTATAGCTCCTATTTCAGTTGGAGTTGCCAAGTGGGGTGTTGCTTCAACTATGAGCGGGCTTGCAGCAGCAGGGCTTCTTTATATTGTTTTGAGTTTGGTCATAAGAGCCAAGGGAAGCGGTGTTGTTGAAAAAATTCTTCCTCCTGTGGTTACTGGGCCTGTAATTATGGTGATAGGCCTTATTCTTGCTCCTGTTGCCGTAAATATGGCTGTGGGAGAAGCTGATTCTTCAAATATAATACCCCAGTCAAAAGCTCTTTTTGTTTCAATGTCAGCCCTTGTTGCAACAATAGCTGCCACTCTTTTGGGCAAAGGGTTTATAAGGCTTATTCCCATTCTTATTGGAATTAGTGTAGGATATACAATTGCATGGTTTTCAGGTCTTGTAGATCTAACCCCTGTTTATAATGCAAAATGGTTTGCCTTTCCAAATTTTGTTTTTCCTGAATTTAATCTTTCTGCAATTTTATTTATTGTACCTGTTGCCATTGCTCCGGCAATTGAGCATTTTGGAGATATTCTTGCCATAGGAGAAGTTACTGAAAAAGATTATCTTGAAGATCCGGGTATAGAAAACACAATGCTTGGAGACGGTGTTGCAACTTCAATAGCATCAATGCTTGGCGGGCCTCCAAATACAACATATTCAGAAGTAACAGGAGCTGTTGCTCTTACCAAAGCTTTTAACCCCGGAGTAATGACCTGGGCTGCAATTATTGCAATTGTTCTTTCCTTTGTTGGAAAAATAGGAGCTTTTCTTACAACTATTCCAAGTCCTGTAATGGGAGGAATAATGCTTTTGCTGTTTGGTGCAATCATGGTTGTAGGGATGAACAATATTGTTAAGGCACAGCCTGATGTCACAGAACCTAGAAATCTTACTATAATAGCTCTTATTCTTGTTTTTGGAATAGGTGGTATGAGTTTTTCTGCAGGAGAATTTACCCTTGAGGGAATTGGTCTTGCAGGGGTTTTGGGTGTGTTTTTAAATCTTGTGCTTCCCCGGGCAAGAAAAGAAGATTAG